One genomic region from Streptomyces sp. NBC_01304 encodes:
- a CDS encoding MarR family winged helix-turn-helix transcriptional regulator has protein sequence MTTDSPSVGKSGLLDHLQHEVAVFARRAEQTRLGGVGQVRNSMDRAAYLLLNRLDKEGPMGVKALAASMGIDSSTVTRQVAPLVESGLVKRTSHPEDGRAVVLQLSPRGQARLDEVRSSRRELMAQLTEDWAPKEREDFCTLLTRFNAALSARQAAGGGASEEIPPAS, from the coding sequence ATGACGACCGACAGCCCCTCCGTCGGGAAGTCCGGCCTTCTCGACCACCTGCAGCACGAGGTCGCGGTCTTCGCCCGCCGTGCTGAACAGACCCGGCTCGGCGGCGTCGGCCAGGTGCGCAACTCCATGGACCGCGCCGCGTACCTGCTGCTCAACCGCCTGGACAAGGAAGGTCCCATGGGCGTCAAGGCGCTCGCCGCGTCCATGGGGATCGACTCGTCGACGGTGACCCGGCAGGTCGCACCGCTGGTCGAGTCCGGCCTGGTCAAGCGGACCTCGCACCCGGAGGACGGCCGTGCGGTGGTGCTCCAGCTGTCGCCGCGCGGGCAGGCCCGGCTCGACGAGGTGCGCTCCTCGCGACGGGAGCTCATGGCGCAGCTGACTGAGGACTGGGCCCCCAAGGAGCGCGAGGACTTCTGCACGCTCCTCACGCGCTTCAATGCGGCCCTCTCCGCGCGACAGGCCGCGGGCGGCGGCGCGAGCGAAGAGATCCCGCCCGCCTCCTGA
- a CDS encoding cystathionine gamma-synthase, translating into MSDERTTEGPGGHSGQSFETLAIHAGNTADPLTGAVVPPIYQVSTYKQDGVGGLRGGYEYSRSANPTRTALEENLAALEGGRRGLAFASGLAAEDCLLRTLLSPGDHVIIPNDAYGGTFRLFAKVVSRWGVEFSVADTGDVAAVRAALTEKTKAIWVETPSNPLLGITDIAALATVAQGAGAKLVVDNTFASPYLQQPLALGADVVVHSMTKYMGGHSDVVGGALVVNDPDLAEELAYHQNAMGAVAGPFDAWLVLRGIKTLAVRMDRHSENATRIVEMLKSHPRVTRVLYPGLPEHPGHEIAAKQMKSFGGMVSFQVEGGEEAAVEVCNRARLFTLGESLGGVESLIEHPGRMTHASVAGSALEVPADLIRLSVGIESADDLLADLRQALG; encoded by the coding sequence ATGAGCGACGAGCGCACCACAGAAGGCCCCGGCGGCCACAGCGGGCAGAGTTTCGAGACCCTGGCGATCCACGCGGGCAACACCGCGGACCCCCTGACGGGGGCCGTCGTACCGCCGATCTACCAGGTGTCGACGTACAAGCAGGACGGCGTCGGCGGACTGCGCGGCGGCTACGAGTACAGCCGCAGCGCCAACCCGACGCGCACCGCCCTGGAGGAGAACCTCGCGGCCCTCGAAGGCGGCCGGCGCGGCCTCGCCTTCGCGTCCGGGCTCGCGGCCGAGGACTGCCTGCTGCGTACGCTGCTGAGCCCGGGCGACCACGTGATCATCCCGAACGACGCGTACGGCGGCACCTTCCGGCTCTTCGCGAAGGTCGTCTCGCGCTGGGGCGTCGAGTTCTCCGTGGCGGACACCGGCGACGTGGCGGCGGTGCGGGCCGCGCTGACCGAGAAGACGAAGGCGATCTGGGTGGAGACGCCGTCCAACCCGCTGCTCGGCATCACGGACATCGCGGCGCTCGCCACCGTGGCGCAGGGCGCGGGCGCCAAGCTCGTCGTCGACAACACCTTCGCCAGCCCCTACCTGCAGCAGCCCCTCGCGCTCGGCGCGGACGTCGTCGTGCACTCGATGACCAAGTACATGGGCGGCCACTCGGACGTCGTGGGCGGCGCGCTCGTCGTCAACGACCCCGATCTGGCCGAGGAGTTGGCGTACCACCAGAACGCGATGGGCGCGGTCGCCGGCCCCTTCGACGCCTGGCTGGTGCTGCGCGGCATCAAGACCCTTGCCGTTCGGATGGACCGGCACAGCGAGAACGCGACGCGCATCGTCGAGATGCTGAAGAGCCACCCGCGCGTGACGCGAGTCCTCTACCCGGGCCTGCCCGAGCACCCCGGCCACGAGATCGCCGCCAAGCAGATGAAGTCGTTCGGCGGGATGGTCTCCTTCCAGGTCGAGGGCGGCGAGGAGGCGGCCGTCGAGGTCTGCAACCGGGCCCGTCTCTTCACGCTCGGGGAGTCCCTCGGCGGCGTCGAGTCGCTGATCGAGCACCCGGGCCGGATGACGCACGCCTCGGTGGCGGGCTCGGCCCTGGAGGTCCCGGCGGACCTGATCCGCCTCTCGGTCGGCATCGAGTCGGCGGACGACCTCCTGGCGGACCTCCGCCAGGCGCTGGGCTAA
- the mca gene encoding mycothiol conjugate amidase Mca: MTEQLRLMAVHAHPDDESSKGAATMAKYVSEGVDVHVVTCTGGERGSVLNPKLQGDKYIEENIHEVRRKEMDEAREILGVKQDWLGFVDSGLPEGDPLPPLPEGCFALEDVDKAAGELVKQIRSFRPQVITTYDENGGYPHPDHIMTHKISMVAFEGAADAEKYPESEYGPVFQPQKLYYNQGFNRPRTEALHNALLERGMESPYGDWLKRWDEFERVERTLTTHVPCADFFEIRDKALIAHATQIDPDGGWFKVPLDVQKEVWPTEEYELAKSLVDTSLPESDLFAGIRDNA, encoded by the coding sequence TTGACCGAGCAGCTGCGACTGATGGCCGTTCACGCCCACCCCGACGACGAGTCGTCCAAGGGCGCGGCCACCATGGCCAAGTACGTGTCCGAGGGGGTGGACGTGCACGTCGTGACCTGCACGGGTGGCGAGCGCGGCTCCGTCCTCAACCCGAAGCTCCAGGGCGACAAGTACATCGAGGAGAACATCCACGAGGTCCGCCGCAAGGAGATGGACGAGGCGCGCGAGATCCTCGGCGTCAAGCAGGACTGGCTCGGCTTCGTCGACTCGGGTCTCCCGGAGGGCGACCCGCTTCCGCCCCTCCCCGAGGGCTGCTTCGCACTCGAGGACGTGGACAAGGCGGCCGGAGAGCTGGTCAAGCAGATCCGCTCGTTCCGTCCCCAGGTGATCACGACGTACGACGAGAACGGCGGCTACCCGCACCCCGACCACATCATGACCCACAAGATCTCGATGGTGGCCTTCGAGGGAGCGGCCGACGCCGAGAAGTACCCGGAGTCCGAGTACGGCCCGGTCTTCCAGCCGCAGAAGCTCTACTACAACCAGGGCTTCAACCGGCCGCGCACCGAGGCGCTGCACAACGCGCTCCTGGAGCGCGGCATGGAGTCGCCGTACGGGGACTGGCTGAAGCGCTGGGACGAGTTCGAGCGCGTCGAGCGCACGCTCACCACGCACGTGCCGTGCGCCGACTTCTTCGAGATCCGCGACAAGGCGCTGATCGCGCACGCCACGCAGATCGACCCCGACGGCGGCTGGTTCAAGGTTCCGCTGGACGTCCAGAAGGAGGTCTGGCCGACCGAGGAGTACGAGCTGGCGAAGTCGCTCGTGGATACCTCCCTCCCCGAGTCCGACCTCTTCGCGGGCATCCGCGACAATGCCTGA
- a CDS encoding DUF4307 domain-containing protein yields the protein MSAVREQVPEGRYGRSADELADRKLKKIGAVLGVLLLAVVGWIGYDYVSGKSAFSGELIKSKVVSDSKVEVHLEIRKDADASGVCTLRALATNGSEVSRKDVTFDRPGERIDEVVTLRTTERATAAELIGCEAR from the coding sequence ATGAGCGCGGTGCGTGAGCAGGTGCCGGAAGGCCGTTACGGCCGCTCCGCCGATGAGCTCGCCGACCGCAAGCTCAAGAAGATCGGCGCGGTGCTCGGGGTGCTGCTGCTCGCCGTCGTCGGCTGGATCGGCTACGACTACGTCTCCGGCAAGAGCGCGTTCAGCGGTGAGCTGATCAAGTCCAAGGTGGTCTCCGACAGCAAGGTCGAAGTACATCTGGAGATCCGCAAGGACGCCGATGCGTCCGGTGTCTGTACGTTGCGGGCGCTTGCCACGAACGGTTCCGAGGTCAGCCGCAAGGACGTGACCTTCGACCGGCCCGGCGAGCGCATCGACGAGGTCGTCACGCTGCGCACGACCGAGCGGGCCACGGCCGCCGAGCTGATCGGCTGCGAAGCCCGCTGA
- the ilvA gene encoding threonine ammonia-lyase — MTYRTADPLPSVTLDDIRGAQKMLSGVARVTAMEGSRHLSQLVGSPVHFKCENLQRTGSFKLRGAYVRIAGLSPEERAAGVVAASAGNHAQGVALASSLLGVRSTVFMPEGAPLPKIAATREYGAEVRLQGQVVDETLAAAQEYANETGAVFIHPFDHRDIIAGQGTVGLEILEQCPEVRTIVVGIGGGGLAAGLAVAVKTLRPDVKVIGVQAAGAAAYPPSLAEGHPVAIAHPTTMADGIKVGRPGDVPFKIISEYVDEVRTVSEDALSSALLLCLERAKLVVEPAGASPVAALLSRPEAFEGPVVALLSGGNVDPLLMQRILRHGMAAAGRYLSLRLRLTDRPGALASLLAELSVVDANVLDVSHVRTDPRLGLTEAEVELHLETKGPEHCAEVGAALRRAGYTVMD; from the coding sequence ATGACCTACCGCACCGCCGACCCCCTGCCCAGCGTCACCCTCGACGACATCCGCGGCGCCCAGAAGATGCTCTCCGGCGTCGCGCGCGTGACCGCGATGGAGGGCAGCAGGCACCTGTCCCAACTGGTCGGTTCCCCGGTCCATTTCAAGTGCGAGAACCTTCAGCGCACCGGCTCCTTCAAGCTGCGCGGCGCATACGTCCGCATCGCGGGCCTGAGCCCCGAGGAGCGTGCGGCCGGTGTGGTCGCGGCCAGCGCGGGCAACCACGCGCAGGGCGTGGCCCTCGCCTCCTCGCTGCTCGGCGTGCGCTCCACCGTCTTCATGCCGGAGGGCGCACCCCTGCCGAAGATCGCCGCCACCCGCGAGTACGGCGCCGAAGTGCGGCTGCAGGGGCAGGTGGTGGACGAGACCCTGGCCGCCGCGCAGGAGTACGCGAACGAGACGGGCGCCGTCTTCATCCACCCCTTCGACCACCGCGACATCATCGCCGGCCAGGGGACGGTCGGCCTGGAGATCCTCGAGCAGTGCCCCGAGGTCCGCACCATCGTGGTCGGCATCGGCGGCGGCGGTCTCGCGGCCGGTCTCGCGGTCGCCGTGAAGACGCTGCGCCCGGACGTCAAGGTGATCGGCGTCCAGGCGGCGGGCGCCGCGGCCTACCCGCCCTCGCTCGCCGAGGGGCACCCGGTCGCGATCGCCCACCCCACGACGATGGCGGACGGCATCAAGGTCGGCCGCCCCGGCGACGTACCGTTCAAAATCATCAGTGAGTACGTCGACGAAGTGCGCACGGTGTCCGAAGACGCCCTGTCCAGCGCCCTGTTGCTCTGCCTGGAGCGGGCCAAGCTGGTCGTCGAGCCGGCCGGTGCGAGCCCGGTGGCGGCGTTGCTCAGCAGGCCGGAGGCGTTCGAGGGCCCGGTCGTCGCGTTGCTGTCCGGCGGCAATGTGGACCCGCTTTTGATGCAGCGCATTCTTCGGCACGGAATGGCCGCGGCAGGCAGGTATCTGTCCCTTCGGTTGCGTCTTACCGACCGTCCCGGCGCGCTGGCCTCGCTCCTCGCGGAATTGTCAGTGGTGGATGCGAATGTGTTGGACGTGAGCCACGTACGGACCGACCCGCGGCTCGGGCTCACGGAGGCGGAGGTCGAGCTGCATCTGGAGACGAAGGGCCCCGAGCACTGCGCCGAGGTCGGTGCGGCGCTGCGCAGGGCGGGCTACACGGTGATGGACTGA
- a CDS encoding ATP-binding cassette domain-containing protein, with translation MPGAIYAEGLVKHFGDVKALDGVDLDVPEGTVLGLLGPNGAGKTTTVRCLTTLLTPDSGKAIVAGIDVLKHPNRVRRSIGLSGQFAAVDEYLTGRENLQMVGQLYQMSAKDAKKRAGELLDQFNLADAADRPSKTYSGGMRRRLDLAAALVVRPPVMFMDEPTTGLDPRNRQQLWEVIKQLVGGGTTLLLTTQYLEEADHLAHDICVVDHGRVIARGTSDQLKAQTGGERVEVVVHERDHVATAAGILRGFAKDGSEPAVEDHTRKLTVPVTGGAKLLAEVIRDLDAQGIEIDDIGLRRPTLDDVFISLTGHAAEDAKEEGEEPEDAKTKGAKSKKEAAK, from the coding sequence ATGCCAGGCGCCATCTACGCCGAAGGCCTGGTCAAGCACTTCGGCGACGTAAAGGCTCTGGACGGCGTAGACCTCGATGTCCCGGAAGGCACCGTCCTCGGTCTGCTCGGCCCGAACGGCGCCGGCAAGACCACCACCGTCCGTTGCCTGACGACCCTCCTCACGCCGGACAGCGGCAAGGCGATCGTCGCCGGGATCGACGTCCTCAAGCACCCCAACCGGGTGCGTCGCTCGATCGGTCTGTCCGGTCAGTTCGCGGCCGTCGACGAGTACCTGACCGGCCGAGAGAACCTTCAAATGGTCGGCCAGCTCTACCAGATGAGTGCGAAGGACGCGAAGAAGCGAGCCGGTGAACTGCTCGATCAGTTCAACCTCGCGGACGCCGCGGACCGTCCCTCCAAGACGTACTCCGGAGGCATGCGCCGCCGCCTCGACCTCGCGGCCGCCCTCGTCGTCAGGCCGCCGGTGATGTTCATGGACGAGCCGACCACCGGCCTCGACCCGCGCAACCGGCAGCAGCTGTGGGAGGTCATCAAGCAACTGGTCGGCGGCGGCACGACACTGCTCCTGACCACCCAATACCTCGAAGAGGCCGACCACTTGGCGCACGACATCTGCGTCGTGGACCACGGTCGGGTCATCGCCCGCGGCACCTCGGACCAGCTCAAGGCGCAGACCGGCGGCGAGCGCGTCGAGGTCGTCGTGCACGAACGCGACCATGTCGCGACGGCCGCCGGAATCCTGCGCGGCTTCGCCAAGGACGGCTCCGAACCGGCCGTCGAGGACCACACCCGCAAGCTCACCGTCCCGGTCACCGGCGGCGCCAAGCTGCTCGCCGAGGTCATCCGCGACCTCGACGCGCAGGGCATCGAGATCGACGACATCGGCCTGCGCCGCCCGACCCTCGACGACGTCTTCATCTCGCTGACCGGCCACGCGGCCGAGGACGCGAAGGAAGAGGGCGAAGAGCCGGAGGACGCCAAGACCAAGGGTGCCAAGTCCAAGAAGGAGGCGGCCAAGTGA
- a CDS encoding aminoglycoside phosphotransferase family protein yields the protein MHDDEVETDVGLVRRLIRGQFPQWAELALEQVESAGTVNAVYRLGDDMAVRLPRIEGGARDLEQELHWLKKLAPQLPVAIPVPFGEGRPAEGYPWAWSVQSWLEGTNPVVGRIAEPELLAKDLAAFVGALRQVDASAGPRAYRHEHLAVRDAEMRAAVGKLDGVVDVGAVRDAWEEALRAPRWDGPGVWVHADLSPGNVLVHEGRLSAVIDWGCTGLGEPAVDLIPAWSMLTADAREAFRDALGVDDAHWARGRGWALSIAAIELAYYQVSNPVMAHIARHVIDEVVADHRRRAR from the coding sequence ATGCATGACGACGAGGTCGAGACCGATGTGGGGCTCGTACGGCGGCTGATCCGCGGGCAGTTCCCGCAGTGGGCGGAACTGGCCCTGGAACAGGTCGAGTCGGCCGGGACCGTCAACGCCGTGTACCGGCTCGGGGACGACATGGCCGTGCGGCTGCCGCGCATCGAGGGCGGGGCCAGGGATCTGGAGCAGGAGCTGCACTGGCTGAAGAAGCTTGCGCCGCAACTGCCGGTGGCGATCCCCGTACCGTTCGGGGAGGGGCGGCCCGCCGAGGGGTATCCGTGGGCCTGGTCGGTGCAGAGCTGGCTGGAGGGCACCAATCCCGTCGTCGGCCGCATCGCCGAGCCCGAACTGCTGGCCAAGGACCTGGCCGCGTTCGTGGGGGCGCTGCGGCAGGTGGATGCCTCGGCAGGGCCGCGGGCGTACCGGCATGAGCATTTGGCCGTACGGGATGCCGAAATGCGCGCCGCAGTAGGGAAGTTGGACGGTGTCGTGGATGTCGGGGCCGTGCGCGACGCCTGGGAGGAAGCGCTGCGGGCCCCTCGGTGGGACGGGCCCGGAGTGTGGGTGCACGCCGATCTCTCACCGGGCAATGTGCTGGTCCACGAGGGGCGGCTCAGCGCCGTCATCGACTGGGGGTGTACGGGGCTCGGGGAGCCCGCGGTCGACCTGATTCCGGCCTGGAGCATGCTGACCGCCGACGCCCGCGAGGCCTTCCGCGACGCGCTCGGCGTCGACGACGCGCACTGGGCGCGGGGGCGGGGCTGGGCCCTTTCGATCGCCGCCATCGAGCTCGCGTACTACCAGGTCAGCAATCCGGTGATGGCGCACATCGCCCGCCATGTGATCGACGAGGTCGTCGCCGATCACCGACGGCGGGCTCGATGA
- a CDS encoding ABC transporter permease: MSAVSDAVPGTAPVGSGGISQSIRDSLVVAKRNLIRMSRIPEMVIFGLIQPVMFVILFTYVFGGSMKIGNTTDPQVYKNFLMAGIFAQTVTFATAGAGAGIADDMHKGLIDRFRSLPMARGAVLTGRTIADLVQTALTLAVLAAVALLVGWRLGSFQPTNIGKILGAFGLLLLLGYAFTWVGALIGLSVRTPEAATSGGLIWLFPVTFISNAFVDSSQMTPWLRHIADWNPFSATVQACRKLFGDPGVSMSQAWPMQHPVWASLIYSILIIVIFRTLAVRKYRNATA; encoded by the coding sequence GTGAGCGCCGTGAGCGACGCCGTGCCCGGCACGGCCCCCGTGGGATCGGGTGGCATCTCCCAGTCCATCAGGGACTCCCTGGTGGTCGCCAAGCGCAATCTGATCCGCATGAGCCGGATTCCCGAGATGGTGATCTTCGGCCTCATCCAGCCGGTGATGTTCGTGATCCTGTTCACGTACGTCTTCGGCGGCTCGATGAAGATCGGCAACACCACCGACCCCCAGGTCTACAAGAACTTCCTGATGGCCGGCATCTTCGCCCAGACCGTCACCTTCGCCACCGCGGGTGCCGGCGCGGGCATCGCCGACGACATGCACAAGGGCCTCATCGACCGCTTCCGGTCGCTGCCCATGGCCCGCGGCGCCGTCCTCACCGGCCGCACCATCGCCGACCTCGTGCAGACCGCGCTGACCCTGGCCGTGCTCGCCGCGGTCGCGCTCCTGGTCGGCTGGCGGCTCGGCTCGTTCCAGCCGACCAACATCGGCAAGATCCTGGGCGCTTTCGGACTGCTGCTCCTGCTCGGGTACGCGTTCACCTGGGTCGGCGCCCTCATCGGTCTGTCCGTACGCACCCCGGAGGCCGCCACGTCCGGCGGGCTGATCTGGCTGTTCCCGGTCACGTTCATCTCGAACGCGTTCGTGGACTCCAGCCAGATGACCCCCTGGCTGCGGCACATCGCCGACTGGAATCCGTTCAGCGCGACCGTCCAGGCCTGCCGAAAACTCTTCGGCGACCCGGGCGTCTCGATGTCCCAGGCATGGCCGATGCAGCACCCGGTCTGGGCGTCGCTGATCTACTCGATCCTGATCATCGTGATCTTCCGGACCCTGGCGGTACGCAAGTACCGGAACGCGACTGCCTGA
- a CDS encoding sigma factor-like helix-turn-helix DNA-binding protein codes for MRARASAQQARRAREFEAFVAGAAGRLLHAATLLTSELPEDNPRARRLLTAALARTFASWDRLRGDDPYDRARQELATRFAYMGWLSHRGHGGLLSRLSPRERLILVMRLYEGVAEEQTAAQLGLSVERVHTICRRAMSVLLSAPAGGPAAKQVRAPKPEAPAPETPAPEASTPDAPVEVASP; via the coding sequence GTGCGAGCGCGGGCGTCGGCACAACAGGCCCGTCGGGCCCGGGAGTTCGAGGCATTCGTCGCGGGCGCGGCAGGGCGGCTGCTGCATGCCGCGACGCTGCTCACCAGTGAGCTCCCCGAGGACAATCCGCGCGCCCGCCGCCTGCTGACCGCCGCCCTCGCGCGGACCTTCGCGTCCTGGGACCGGCTGCGCGGCGACGACCCCTACGACCGGGCCCGCCAGGAGCTCGCGACCCGTTTCGCGTACATGGGCTGGCTCAGCCATCGCGGGCACGGCGGGCTGCTGTCGCGGCTCAGCCCTCGCGAGCGGCTGATCCTGGTGATGCGCCTGTACGAAGGCGTGGCCGAGGAGCAGACCGCGGCCCAGCTGGGGCTCTCGGTGGAGCGGGTGCACACGATCTGCCGGCGGGCCATGTCCGTGCTGCTGAGCGCGCCTGCGGGGGGTCCGGCGGCGAAGCAGGTGCGGGCCCCGAAGCCGGAGGCTCCTGCTCCGGAGACCCCGGCTCCGGAGGCCTCGACTCCGGACGCCCCGGTGGAGGTGGCTTCGCCGTGA
- a CDS encoding carboxymuconolactone decarboxylase family protein, whose amino-acid sequence MQNPATLLPDSLPPIMALVKSTMTTDVPATTLELIGLRVSQINGCGFCVGAHVDNAKRLGDTDQRLHAVAAWREAPYFTDTERAALALAEAVTRLSDKADPVPDAVWDEAADHFTEQELAALILSIGITNLFNRINVTTKQPAGQQNW is encoded by the coding sequence TCCCTCCCGCCGATCATGGCCCTGGTGAAGTCCACGATGACGACCGACGTACCGGCGACCACGCTCGAACTGATCGGCCTGCGCGTCAGCCAGATCAACGGCTGCGGCTTCTGCGTGGGCGCCCACGTCGACAACGCCAAGAGGCTCGGTGACACCGATCAGCGGCTGCACGCGGTGGCCGCCTGGCGCGAGGCCCCGTACTTCACGGACACCGAGCGCGCCGCCCTCGCCCTCGCCGAGGCGGTCACCCGGCTCAGCGACAAGGCGGACCCGGTGCCGGACGCGGTGTGGGACGAGGCGGCCGACCACTTCACGGAGCAGGAGCTCGCGGCCCTGATCCTGTCGATCGGCATCACGAACCTCTTCAACCGCATCAACGTCACCACCAAGCAGCCCGCGGGCCAGCAGAATTGGTAG
- the greA gene encoding transcription elongation factor GreA yields the protein MTQTSDNVTWLTQEAYNQLKAELEYLSGPARTEIATKIAEAREEGDLRENGGYHAAKEEQGKQELRVRQLTQMLEHAKVGEAQAEAGVAAPGMVVTIAFDGDEDDTMTFLLASREYASEDIQTYSPQSPLGGGVNGKKVGEDAEYELPNGKKAAVKILEAKPYQG from the coding sequence GTGACCCAGACCAGCGACAACGTCACCTGGCTGACCCAGGAGGCGTACAACCAGCTCAAGGCGGAGCTGGAGTATCTGTCTGGTCCCGCGCGCACCGAGATCGCCACCAAGATCGCGGAGGCCCGCGAGGAGGGCGACCTGCGGGAGAACGGCGGGTATCACGCAGCCAAGGAAGAGCAGGGCAAGCAGGAGCTTCGGGTGCGCCAGCTCACGCAGATGCTGGAGCACGCCAAGGTCGGCGAGGCCCAGGCCGAGGCCGGCGTGGCCGCTCCCGGCATGGTCGTGACCATCGCCTTCGACGGCGACGAGGACGACACCATGACGTTCCTGCTCGCCTCGCGCGAGTACGCGTCCGAGGACATCCAGACGTACTCGCCGCAGTCCCCGCTCGGCGGCGGCGTCAACGGCAAGAAGGTCGGCGAGGACGCCGAGTACGAGCTGCCGAACGGCAAGAAGGCCGCGGTGAAGATCCTCGAGGCCAAGCCCTATCAGGGCTAG
- the msrA gene encoding peptide-methionine (S)-S-oxide reductase MsrA, with the protein MLFGRTPVLPTPEEALRGRPEPAHSVPERHTVLGHALLGPYPQGLEVADFALGCFWGAERKFWQTPGVWTTLVGYQGGSTPHPTYEEVCSGLTGHTEGVRVVFDPSLVSYADLLKLFWESHNPTQGFRQGNDVGTQYRSSLHTHSPEQAAAAEASREAYQKVLTGSGYGTITTEILPAEGKPFFPAEGYHQQYLDKNPGGYCGIGGTGVSCPIGVASADG; encoded by the coding sequence ATGCTTTTCGGCCGTACGCCCGTCCTGCCGACCCCCGAGGAGGCGCTGCGCGGCCGTCCCGAGCCGGCCCACTCGGTGCCCGAGCGGCACACCGTGCTCGGCCACGCCCTCCTCGGCCCCTACCCGCAGGGCCTGGAGGTCGCCGACTTCGCGCTCGGCTGCTTCTGGGGCGCCGAGCGCAAGTTCTGGCAGACCCCCGGGGTGTGGACGACCCTCGTCGGCTACCAGGGCGGCTCCACGCCCCACCCGACGTACGAAGAGGTCTGCTCGGGCCTGACCGGCCACACCGAGGGAGTCAGGGTCGTCTTCGACCCGTCGCTCGTCTCGTACGCCGACCTCCTCAAGCTCTTCTGGGAATCCCACAACCCGACCCAGGGCTTCCGCCAGGGCAACGACGTGGGCACCCAGTACCGCTCGTCCCTCCACACCCACTCCCCCGAGCAGGCAGCCGCGGCGGAGGCCTCGCGGGAGGCGTACCAGAAGGTCCTGACGGGCTCCGGGTACGGAACGATCACCACGGAGATCCTGCCCGCGGAAGGGAAGCCGTTCTTCCCGGCCGAGGGATATCACCAGCAGTACTTGGACAAGAATCCGGGCGGGTATTGCGGCATCGGCGGGACCGGTGTCAGTTGCCCCATCGGTGTCGCGTCGGCCGATGGCTGA